The Hippoglossus stenolepis isolate QCI-W04-F060 chromosome 11, HSTE1.2, whole genome shotgun sequence genome includes a window with the following:
- the cldn1 gene encoding claudin-1, producing MANPGIQLLGFTLAFLGFIGSIASTVMVEWKASSYAGDNIITAQAMYEGLWKTCVSQSTGQVQCKVYDSLLQLPGIVQGARGLMLSAVLLCFIAIMVAVVGMRYTTCLAEQPEQKDKVALVGGIVFIIAGLLALVGTSWYGHRIAQEFYNPFTPTNSRYEFGSALYVGWGAASLVIIGGSFLCCGCPTKASGKSPRYPASNSSGPAGRDYV from the exons ATGGCCAACCCAGGAATACAGCTCCTCGGCTTCACACTGGCCTTCCTGGGCTTCATCGGCTCCATAGCATCCACAGTCATGGTGGAGTGGAAAGCTTCGTCCTATGCAGGAGACAACATCATCACGGCTCAGGCCATGTACGAGGGACTGTGGAAGACCTGTGTTTCACAGAGCACGGGTCAGGTTCAGTGCAAAGTCTATGACTCTCTTCTGCAGCTACCAG GGATTGTTCAGGGCGCTCGAGGCCTGATGTTGTCCGCTGTCTTGCTTTGCTTTATTGCAATCATGGTGGCGGTGGTGGGCATGAGGTACACCACCTGCTTGGCGGAACAGCCGGAGCAGAAGGACAAGGTGGCGCTGGTTGGCGGGATCGTCTTCATCATTGCTG GTCTGCTTGCTCTGGTTGGAACATCCTGGTATGGCCACAGAATAGCACAGGAGTTTTACAACCCATTTACTCCCACTAATTCAAG GTATGAATTTGGAAGTGCTCTGTATGTGGGATGGGGCGCTGCAAGTCTCGTCATCATAGGAGGCTccttcctctgctgcggctgccCCACCAAAGCCTCAGGGAAATCTCCACGCTACCCAGCATCCAACTCTTCTGGACCGGCAGGCAGGGATTACGTGTAG